One window of the Allorhizobium ampelinum S4 genome contains the following:
- a CDS encoding MBL fold metallo-hydrolase: MTYLRRFTILGCSSSPGVPRINGDWGDCDPLNPKNRRTRASFLIEQISPDGGKTVVLVDTGPDFREQMIRAGVQSLDAVVYSHAHADHLHGIDDLRGYSLMQRGRIPIYAEPETMRRIETGFGYCLKTPDGSNYPPIVRPHIIEDMDSLIEIDGAGGRIALMPLEQQHGDIISLGFRIGDVAYCSDVSDFPEKTVPRLAGLDVLVIDALQYREHPSHLSLSQSLAWIDRLAPKRAILTHMHIPLDYETVLRETPDHVEPAYDQMQFELTLPA, translated from the coding sequence ATGACCTATCTCCGCCGCTTCACCATTCTGGGATGTTCATCCTCGCCGGGCGTGCCGCGGATCAATGGTGACTGGGGAGATTGCGATCCGTTAAACCCGAAAAACAGGCGCACACGCGCGTCTTTCCTGATCGAGCAGATCAGCCCGGATGGCGGCAAGACCGTGGTTCTAGTCGATACTGGCCCGGATTTTCGTGAGCAGATGATCCGTGCGGGTGTCCAATCCCTGGACGCCGTCGTCTATAGCCACGCCCATGCCGACCACTTGCATGGCATCGACGACCTGCGCGGCTATTCCTTGATGCAGCGCGGACGCATTCCGATCTATGCCGAGCCGGAGACCATGCGCCGGATAGAGACGGGGTTCGGTTACTGCCTGAAGACCCCTGATGGTAGCAATTATCCACCCATCGTGCGTCCCCATATCATCGAGGACATGGACAGTCTGATTGAGATTGATGGCGCAGGCGGGCGCATTGCGCTCATGCCGCTGGAACAGCAGCATGGCGACATTATTTCACTCGGCTTTCGCATCGGTGATGTCGCCTATTGCAGCGATGTCAGCGATTTTCCGGAAAAAACCGTGCCGCGTCTGGCTGGGCTGGATGTGCTGGTTATCGATGCCCTGCAATATAGAGAGCATCCGAGCCATTTGTCCCTGTCGCAATCGCTGGCCTGGATCGACAGGCTTGCCCCAAAGCGGGCGATATTGACCCATATGCATATTCCACTCGATTACGAGACCGTCCTGCGCGAAACGCCTGATCATGTCGAGCCGGCGTATGACCAGATGCAATTTGAGCTCACGCTGCCGGCCTGA
- a CDS encoding TatD family hydrolase, producing the protein MLIDTHCHLDFADFEEERDALVKRAHDAGVKQMVTISTRVAKLPALLALTERYPSVFCSVGTHPNNANEELEIAADDLVRLAETHEKIVAIGECGLDYFYDTQTPEDQKTGFLRHIEASRRTQLPLVIHSRSADDDMAQILRDETAKGVFPFILHCFSAGEALAKTGVELGGYISFSGILTFPKSQELRDIAKEIPMDRLLVETDAPYLAPKRWRGKRNEPSYVVNTAEVLAEVKGVSYAEIAAITTDNALRLFSKMPRL; encoded by the coding sequence ATGTTGATCGATACCCATTGCCATCTGGATTTCGCCGATTTCGAGGAAGAGCGCGACGCGCTGGTGAAGCGCGCCCATGACGCAGGCGTCAAGCAGATGGTGACGATCTCCACCCGCGTTGCCAAGCTTCCGGCCCTGTTGGCGCTGACCGAGCGCTACCCTTCGGTATTCTGCTCGGTCGGCACCCATCCCAACAACGCCAATGAAGAGCTGGAGATCGCTGCGGACGATCTGGTGCGGCTGGCCGAGACGCATGAGAAAATCGTTGCCATCGGCGAATGCGGCCTGGACTACTTCTACGACACCCAGACGCCTGAGGACCAGAAAACCGGTTTCCTGCGCCATATCGAGGCATCGCGCCGCACACAATTGCCGCTGGTAATCCATAGCCGCAGTGCCGATGACGACATGGCGCAGATCCTGCGCGATGAGACGGCCAAGGGTGTGTTTCCCTTCATTCTGCATTGCTTTTCGGCGGGCGAGGCTTTGGCTAAAACCGGGGTCGAGCTGGGCGGCTATATTTCCTTTTCTGGCATTCTGACCTTTCCGAAATCGCAGGAGCTGCGCGATATCGCCAAGGAAATTCCAATGGATCGCCTTTTGGTGGAAACCGACGCGCCTTACCTTGCGCCGAAACGCTGGCGTGGAAAACGCAACGAGCCCTCCTATGTCGTCAATACGGCAGAGGTGCTGGCCGAGGTCAAAGGTGTCAGCTACGCCGAAATCGCCGCGATCACCACGGATAATGCATTGAGACTGTTTTCGAAAATGCCAAGGCTTTGA
- the metG gene encoding methionine--tRNA ligase, whose product MKDTFYITTAISYPNGKPHIGHAYELIATDAMARFQRLDGKDVFFLTGTDEHGQKMQQTARNEGIAPEELAKRNSDEFRAMGKLLNASNDDFIRTTEARHHAASQEIWKRMEKNGDIYKDSYAGWYSVRDEAYYAEDETEMRADGVRYGPQGTPVEWVEEESYFFRLSAYEDKLLKLYEDQPDFIGPNERRNEVLSFVKSGLKDLSMSRTTFDWGIKVPGDDKHVMYVWVDALTNYITATGYLTDENGPRAKYWPADAHIIGKDIIRFHAVYWPAFLLSAGVALPKRIFAHGFVLNKGEKMSKSLGNVVDPFDLLQQFGLDNVRYFLCREISFGQDGNCNAELIAPRINADLANGIGNLASRSLSMIAKNLDGKVPQPGPLTEADEAILATADEAIAICREEMSRQQIHKAVGAIMNIVNEADRYFAAQAPWVLRKTDVPRMETVLYVTAEVVRQIAILFQPIMPDSAAKLLDLVAIAPDDRVFAKLGKAGRLTPGTELPAVSPVFPRYVAPDADKAADKAADRA is encoded by the coding sequence ATGAAAGATACGTTCTACATCACCACCGCCATTTCCTACCCGAACGGCAAGCCGCATATCGGCCATGCCTATGAGCTGATCGCCACGGATGCGATGGCGCGCTTCCAGCGGCTGGATGGCAAGGATGTGTTCTTCCTGACCGGCACCGACGAACATGGCCAGAAAATGCAGCAGACCGCCCGCAACGAAGGCATTGCGCCAGAGGAACTGGCGAAGCGCAATTCTGACGAATTCCGCGCCATGGGCAAGCTGCTCAATGCCTCCAACGACGATTTCATCCGCACCACGGAAGCCCGCCACCACGCCGCCAGCCAGGAAATCTGGAAGCGGATGGAGAAAAACGGCGATATCTACAAGGACAGCTATGCGGGCTGGTATTCGGTGCGCGACGAGGCCTATTACGCCGAAGACGAAACCGAAATGCGCGCCGATGGCGTTCGCTATGGGCCGCAAGGCACGCCGGTGGAATGGGTGGAGGAGGAGAGCTATTTCTTCCGACTTTCAGCCTATGAAGACAAGCTGCTGAAGCTCTACGAGGATCAGCCGGATTTCATTGGCCCCAATGAGCGCCGCAACGAGGTGCTGTCCTTCGTTAAGTCCGGTCTCAAGGACCTGTCGATGTCGCGCACCACCTTCGATTGGGGTATCAAGGTGCCCGGCGATGACAAGCATGTGATGTATGTCTGGGTTGATGCGCTGACCAATTACATCACCGCCACCGGCTATCTGACCGATGAAAATGGGCCGCGCGCCAAATACTGGCCGGCAGACGCCCATATCATCGGTAAGGATATCATTCGATTCCACGCCGTCTATTGGCCAGCTTTCCTGCTGTCGGCGGGTGTTGCGTTGCCTAAGCGAATTTTTGCCCATGGATTCGTTCTGAACAAGGGCGAGAAGATGTCAAAATCGCTCGGGAATGTGGTTGACCCCTTTGACCTGTTGCAGCAGTTCGGTCTTGATAACGTCCGTTATTTCCTGTGCCGCGAAATTTCTTTTGGGCAGGACGGCAACTGTAATGCTGAGCTTATTGCTCCGCGTATCAATGCCGATCTCGCCAACGGCATCGGCAATCTCGCCAGCCGTTCGCTGTCGATGATCGCCAAGAATCTTGACGGCAAGGTGCCGCAGCCCGGCCCTCTGACCGAGGCTGACGAGGCTATTCTCGCCACGGCGGATGAAGCGATTGCCATTTGCCGTGAGGAAATGTCTCGCCAGCAGATCCACAAGGCGGTGGGCGCGATCATGAACATCGTCAACGAAGCCGACCGCTATTTTGCCGCCCAGGCCCCTTGGGTGTTGCGCAAGACGGATGTGCCGCGCATGGAAACCGTGCTGTATGTGACGGCGGAAGTGGTGCGGCAGATCGCCATCCTGTTCCAGCCGATCATGCCCGACAGTGCGGCGAAGCTGCTTGATCTCGTGGCAATCGCGCCGGATGATCGGGTGTTCGCCAAACTGGGCAAGGCGGGTCGCCTGACGCCCGGCACGGAGCTTCCTGCCGTGTCACCGGTCTTTCCGCGCTACGTTGCCCCAGATGCAGACAAAGCAGCGGACAAAGCAGCGGACAGGGCCTGA